From the genome of Ralstonia insidiosa:
GCCACCTGCGCCAGATAGCACGCATCGTGGCCCGCGCCGGACACCATGTCGCGGTGCGAATAGCCAAAGCGCTCTGCCGCCGCACGCACGGATGCCACACACGCGGCATCGAACTTGACGGGCTCGTAGTAGAAGATCTGCTCGAGCTGCGTTTCCAGCCCGATGCCCTGGGCGATCTTGGCGACGCCCTCGCGCAGCGCGGCGTCCATCTTCGCGAGCACCGCATCCTCCGGATGCCGGAAATCGACCGTGAAGAACACACGCCCCGGAATCACGTTGCGCGAGTTCGGGTGCACCTGCATCATGCCGACCGTCGCGCAGGCAAACGGCGCGTGGTCCAGCCCGATGCGGTTGACCAGATCGACCACGCGTGCGGCGCCCAACAGCGCGTCGCGGCGGCGCGGCATGGGTGTCGGGCCGGCGTGGGCCTCCTGGCCCGTCAGCGTGATCTCGTACCAGCGTTGGCCTTGCGCATCCGTCACCACACCGATGGTTTTCTGCTCGGCCTCCAGAATCGGCCCCTGCTCGATATGCAACTCGAACGCGGCGTGCAGCTTGCGGCCCCCGCACGGCACATCGCCCGCATAGCCGATCCGCTTGAGTTCTTCGCCGATGGTCTTGCCGTCCACGTCCTTGCGCGAGAGGCCGTATTCCAGCGTGAAGACACCCGCAAACACGCCCGAGGCCACCATCGCCGGCGCAAAGCGCGAGCCTTCTTCGTTGGTCCAGATCACGACCTCGATCGGGTGCTCGGTCTCGATGCCATGGTCGTTCAGGCTGCGAATCACCTCCAGCCCGCCGAGCACGCCATAGATGCCATCAAAGCGGCCGCCGGTCGGCTGTGAGTCCGCATGCGAACCGGTCATCACAGGCAGCGCATCCGGGTTGCGCCCGGCGCGTCGCATGAACACGTTGCCCATCTGATCGACCGTCACCGTGCAGCCGGCCTCCTTGGCCCAGCCGACGATGAGATCGCGCCCCTGCTTATCGAGATCGGTCAGCGCAAGCCGGCAGACACCACCCTTGGGTGTCGCGCCGATCTTCGCTACCGTCATCAGGCTGTCCCACAATCGCTTGCCGTTGACCCGGATCGACGTATCAAGCCGGGCCGTTTCCAACGCTTCGGGTGCTGCACTCATTGCGTGTCGCTCCTTTGGGGTCCGCCATGCCGGCCTGCCGGTCACACCCATGCGGTGCAGCGGCGGCCGTGTTTTGGGGCATCTCCGCACGCGGGCGGTGCATGCGGATGGTGTCGTCTCGGGCAGTGTTTTCGGAGTCCTCCTCGCCAACGCAATCCTGTCCGAATGGACAGGTTGTAGACGAGGATTCCTGTCAAATCAATGTCTTTCGCAGACGGGCTTTTAAAGCGAGAAGCGTGCCATTGCGGCGCAGCATGAAGAGTTCGCCCTCACGGTCGAGAGATGCCGTGCTGCCATCGCAGCGACTAGAATGAGGCGCAGCGCGGCATCCCCTGCGCAGACACGCCGCACGAGACCACCATGCGAGACGACCCAGCCGCAGCCGCACCCTCCGACAACACCGAAACCGCAACGCCAATGCGGCGGCGCAAGGCGCATATCCGCGCCTCGAACGAAGCGCATCTGCTGGCCTGCGCCGAAGCGGTGTTTGCCGAACGTGGACTCGAAGGCGCGAGCACCGCCATGATTGCCGAGCGCGCCGGCTTGCCCAAGGCGAATCTGCACTACTACTTTCCGACCAAGCTGGCGCTGTACAAGCGGGTGCTCGAAGATCTGTTTGAAGACTGGCACCGCGCGGCCAACTCGTTTGAAGACAGCGACGATCCCGCCGAGGCCATCAGCAGCTACGTGCGCGCCAAGATGGAGTTGTCACGCCGCCGGCCATTGGGCTCCAAGGTCTGGGCCAACGAGATCATCCACGGCGCGGAACATATGCAGGACATCCTCGCGCAGCGCGTCAAACCGTGGTTCGACACGCGCGTGCAGGTCATCGACACCTGGATCGCACGCGGACAACTCGCGCCCGTCGACGCAGAAACGCTGATGTACCTGATCTGGTCGACCACCCAGCACTACGCCGATTTCGAAGCGCAGATCCGCGCGCTCTCAGGCAAACGCG
Proteins encoded in this window:
- a CDS encoding TetR/AcrR family transcriptional regulator, which translates into the protein MRDDPAAAAPSDNTETATPMRRRKAHIRASNEAHLLACAEAVFAERGLEGASTAMIAERAGLPKANLHYYFPTKLALYKRVLEDLFEDWHRAANSFEDSDDPAEAISSYVRAKMELSRRRPLGSKVWANEIIHGAEHMQDILAQRVKPWFDTRVQVIDTWIARGQLAPVDAETLMYLIWSTTQHYADFEAQIRALSGKRALTQKAFAERTEEVVQLVLRACGVASPGVHEGEPGD
- a CDS encoding Zn-dependent hydrolase gives rise to the protein MSAAPEALETARLDTSIRVNGKRLWDSLMTVAKIGATPKGGVCRLALTDLDKQGRDLIVGWAKEAGCTVTVDQMGNVFMRRAGRNPDALPVMTGSHADSQPTGGRFDGIYGVLGGLEVIRSLNDHGIETEHPIEVVIWTNEEGSRFAPAMVASGVFAGVFTLEYGLSRKDVDGKTIGEELKRIGYAGDVPCGGRKLHAAFELHIEQGPILEAEQKTIGVVTDAQGQRWYEITLTGQEAHAGPTPMPRRRDALLGAARVVDLVNRIGLDHAPFACATVGMMQVHPNSRNVIPGRVFFTVDFRHPEDAVLAKMDAALREGVAKIAQGIGLETQLEQIFYYEPVKFDAACVASVRAAAERFGYSHRDMVSGAGHDACYLAQVAPTSMVFVPCVDGISHNEIEDATPEWIEAGANVLLHAMLSRASEPAS